From the Hevea brasiliensis isolate MT/VB/25A 57/8 chromosome 13, ASM3005281v1, whole genome shotgun sequence genome, the window aatttattgaacattaaaatttataaaaaaattatgataacTAAACATCACAGGTTGCAAGGCTGATGGGATTACTAAGAGGTAGTGGGAGGGAAACGAGTGTACCAACTCTTGTAAACTTAATGCAAAACTGAGGGTGTTTAGGGCATAAATTGAAAGAGCAAGGAAAGATAGAGTGAGAGAAGGGAAAGAAATGATGCTTAAGGCTTGAAAAATAGAAATCCACCTCACCATGGACTTCAATGGTCGTCGAGTTTTGATAAAGAAGAATGAATAAATAATCCCAATTAATATTTGAGTGCCAATATATATTTAGCCAATCATATTTTGCCAAGTTTTCGAGAAATTAGAAGACATAACCTTTCTCTCAACATGGCAAAAATGAAGGGAAATTTCCTAAATCATGTCTAATACAGAAATAGAATTAATGGGTTTACATAGAAAAAGATGCTTATAATTAATTGAGACGTAATCAAGGTGACAATCTTTTGCATATTTTCTCTTTAGTTTTCTATTCAATTGTAATTAATTATGAGCTAACTCCACATGTAAGACCAATTAATACTAATGACCTATAGATCTGCAGATACCCTCTTTAGGTTTGAGTTGAGACCTCCCATACTTTGATCTCCCCATCAAGACTTCCACTACAAATCGACAAGGACGAACTGCCATTATTATACCCACCTTCTCCTGCAACTGCCACAAGCGACTTAACTGGCCTTTCATGCCCCTCCAAAACTACCACGCAACTATACCCATTCTTtttccctttttgccaaatcctcACCGTCCGATCTGATGACCCACTCACCAGCAAATCATCTACAGTCAACATGCATAATATTGCCCCCGCATGATCCCCCAATGCCTCCGCAAACACCATCTGATGTTCATTTTCATTTACTTCCTTCCTTTCCCACACCATGATCGAATCACAGCCACCGGAGAATAGCACTGATCCATCACCGTTCAATGCAAGTGCATTCAGTGTTGATTTATGCTTGTCTAAGGTAGTAATCAAGCTGTGCTTTCTCTCCTTGCCCACcttcttccaaaccctaattaacCCATCAGCACAACCTGTGTAAACAGTCCCATTATCGGACACGGCCACTGCATTAACAGCATCTTGATGGGCTAATACTGACTCTAAACACCGATTATTTTCAACATTCCATATCTTGAAACTCTTATCCCAAGAAACTGAGTACATTAACCCTCCATGCACAGCTAACCCAGAAACTGTATCCCAGTGTTCGATCCAAAGCCGCTTCTTGTGACGCCTAACGCTAACGTAGTTTCTCGGCAACACGAAATGGCGAAACCGGTCTTTAAGAGTAGGGAGAGTGGACACAAGGTGATGGTGTTTGGAGTGAGAGATTTGCCAGACTCTGATCTTGCAGTCCTGATGGGCTGTGAAGATTTTAGCGTTGTGGAATACTATGGATTTGATGAAGCCGGAAGATGGGTCATTGGTAGTAAATGTATCAATATGGGTATAGTTAGATAAATCAAAGACATAGATTTCATTGATTGAGGCTGCGTAAAGGAAGGTGTTGTGGACTGCCAAACAGCTGATATGCGGCGTTGGGGTTTTGAGAGTGGTGATGCAGCTGTGTTTAGGAAAATGGAGATAGGAATTGAACTTTTGAGATTCAATAATACATTGACGAAGCATATTGGAATCAACGCCTGAGCTTGGTAGACTAGTAGCATATGCTGTATTTATGCAATGTCAGAGGATCATTAGGTTTTGTTTTAATTGCTATGATATAGTTAGAAATTAATGATAATTAATTTACGTTAtgcatttaataaaattatatttaacagttattatttatatataaaatatattatttaatttatttattattaaaataaatataaaattataaatttattatataatattatttattttattataaatttatatatataattattaaattaatatattatattatttattatattattaaaataaatatataattattaatctattatattatatcatttattttattaaaataagaaaataattaatttttttaaaaaaataatta encodes:
- the LOC110641548 gene encoding protein JINGUBANG-like, with amino-acid sequence MLRQCIIESQKFNSYLHFPKHSCITTLKTPTPHISCLAVHNTFLYAASINEIYVFDLSNYTHIDTFTTNDPSSGFIKSIVFHNAKIFTAHQDCKIRVWQISHSKHHHLVSTLPTLKDRFRHFVLPRNYVSVRRHKKRLWIEHWDTVSGLAVHGGLMYSVSWDKSFKIWNVENNRCLESVLAHQDAVNAVAVSDNGTVYTGCADGLIRVWKKVGKERKHSLITTLDKHKSTLNALALNGDGSVLFSGGCDSIMVWERKEVNENEHQMVFAEALGDHAGAILCMLTVDDLLVSGSSDRTVRIWQKGKKNGYSCVVVLEGHERPVKSLVAVAGEGGYNNGSSSLSICSGSLDGEIKVWEVSTQT